In Candidatus Nomurabacteria bacterium, the following proteins share a genomic window:
- a CDS encoding bifunctional (p)ppGpp synthetase/guanosine-3',5'-bis(diphosphate) 3'-pyrophosphohydrolase produces the protein MTAKDIVARMQNPSEEDIKLVEDAFAYAEKVHAEQKRYSGEPYMNHLAEVGMILANMDMGARTIAAGLLHDTVEDTNTTPEDISNLFGDEILFLVDGVTKLGSVRYYGANRHNESLRKLFVATSQDIRVLIIKLADRLHNMQTLKYVPAEKQTRIARETLEIYVPVAHRLGMGKIRKELEDLAFAYVYPDEYTKVQELLVSKTGKSNELLEKERKVLQKKLADAKLLDFSTSYRVKGLYSLYHKLKRKDWDINGVYDLLAMRVIVPTVEDCYRALGIIHELWRPLPGRMKDYIAFPKPNGYQSIHTTVTSQNGLIMEIQIRTRKMHHEAEFGVASHITYKEPTLTGEKASTSSIFMSLIPSLFRPFSKSQDAIDHYQIRSTPHRDKIPLWISQIGQTYDKEKSTTADFIEDIKRDFFSNRIFVFTPNGDVVDLPVGATPIDFAYAIHSEIGERTFAAKVNKKLIPLDSELKNGDIVEIETRKSAKPTEKWLISARTSLARRRIRTALDEEEKLRH, from the coding sequence ATGACCGCAAAAGACATAGTAGCTCGCATGCAAAATCCTTCTGAGGAGGATATTAAATTGGTAGAAGATGCTTTTGCCTATGCAGAAAAAGTTCACGCTGAGCAAAAAAGATACTCGGGAGAACCATATATGAACCATTTGGCAGAAGTAGGTATGATTTTGGCTAACATGGACATGGGAGCTCGCACCATTGCCGCCGGACTACTACACGATACAGTAGAAGACACCAATACTACTCCGGAAGATATTAGTAATCTATTTGGCGATGAAATACTTTTTTTGGTAGACGGTGTCACCAAACTTGGTTCAGTCCGCTATTACGGAGCAAACCGCCACAACGAGAGTTTACGAAAACTATTTGTAGCTACCAGCCAAGACATCAGGGTATTAATCATAAAGTTGGCGGACCGACTCCACAATATGCAAACCCTTAAATATGTACCAGCCGAAAAACAAACCAGGATCGCTCGTGAGACACTCGAGATCTATGTTCCAGTTGCTCACCGCCTTGGTATGGGTAAGATTCGCAAGGAGCTAGAGGACTTGGCCTTTGCTTATGTATACCCAGATGAATACACTAAAGTTCAAGAACTCTTAGTATCAAAGACCGGTAAATCAAACGAACTTCTAGAAAAAGAAAGGAAAGTTTTGCAGAAGAAGTTGGCGGACGCTAAGCTTCTAGATTTTAGTACCTCATACCGGGTCAAAGGCTTATACAGTCTTTATCATAAACTAAAGCGTAAAGACTGGGATATAAACGGTGTTTATGATCTTCTAGCTATGCGAGTTATCGTACCGACAGTTGAAGATTGTTATCGAGCACTGGGTATTATTCACGAGTTGTGGCGTCCTTTACCAGGCCGAATGAAGGATTATATTGCTTTTCCAAAACCAAACGGCTATCAATCCATCCACACTACCGTTACCTCCCAAAATGGTTTGATTATGGAAATCCAGATCCGAACTCGCAAAATGCACCACGAAGCAGAGTTTGGCGTGGCTTCACATATAACCTATAAAGAACCAACCTTAACTGGTGAAAAAGCCTCTACTTCGTCAATCTTTATGAGTCTTATACCAAGTCTGTTTAGACCATTTTCTAAGAGCCAGGATGCTATAGACCATTACCAAATCAGAAGCACTCCTCATAGAGACAAAATACCACTATGGATATCACAAATCGGTCAAACTTATGATAAAGAAAAATCAACTACCGCTGACTTTATTGAAGACATTAAGAGGGACTTTTTTTCGAACCGGATTTTTGTCTTTACTCCAAACGGCGACGTAGTTGATTTACCGGTCGGTGCTACCCCGATAGATTTTGCCTATGCCATTCACTCGGAAATTGGTGAACGAACCTTTGCAGCCAAAGTCAACAAAAAACTAATTCCTCTGGATTCTGAACTAAAAAACGGCGATATTGTAGAGATTGAGACTAGAAAATCCGCGAAACCAACTGAAAAATGGCTAATCTCAGCTCGCACCTCGCTAGCTAGACGACGTATTAGAACAGCTTTGGATGAGGAAGAAAAATTAAGACACTAA